The following proteins come from a genomic window of Corynebacterium sp. P4-C1:
- a CDS encoding IS256 family transposase, giving the protein MTAVSPKKGHDPARVNEISEKLMENPELASLISELSASADDASDLVKGLLQASINAGLQAEMDAHLGYGHADRKAKARVETAQESNHRNGSYTKTVNSGYGALEVTMPRDRAGTFVPKMVPKGSRRLTELDDMIISLYAGGMTVRDIQHHLAGTLGVDMSPDTISTITDAVLDEVLIWQNRQLDEFYPVIFLDALRVKIRDGHRVVNKACYIAIGVDIDGIKHILGLWIADNEGAAFWASVCADLANRGVQDVFIVCCDGLKGLPEAVEATWPNSMVQTCIVHLIRAANRWVSYQDRKPVSRALREIYTAANEDAARASLDAFEASELGRKYPQSVKVWRDAWDRFVPFLQFPPAARRVLYTTNSIESLNAELRKATRNRGQFPNDTAALKTLWLMICNIEDKRAAQRAKKAKRDIECNGYIEGAKANGWKQAINQLAVAYPDRFADYL; this is encoded by the coding sequence ATGACTGCTGTGTCACCGAAGAAAGGCCATGACCCGGCGAGGGTCAACGAGATCAGCGAGAAGCTGATGGAAAATCCTGAGCTGGCCAGCCTGATCAGCGAGCTGTCGGCCTCTGCTGATGATGCAAGCGACCTGGTTAAAGGCCTGTTGCAGGCATCGATCAACGCTGGTCTGCAGGCGGAGATGGATGCGCATTTGGGCTACGGCCATGCCGACCGTAAGGCGAAGGCCCGGGTGGAAACCGCACAGGAGAGCAATCACCGCAACGGGTCGTACACCAAGACCGTCAATTCTGGGTATGGCGCGTTGGAAGTGACTATGCCGAGGGATCGTGCTGGCACGTTTGTTCCAAAGATGGTGCCGAAGGGATCCCGTCGGCTGACAGAGCTCGACGACATGATTATCTCGTTGTACGCCGGCGGGATGACCGTGCGCGATATTCAGCACCATCTCGCCGGCACCCTGGGGGTGGATATGAGCCCAGATACGATCAGTACCATTACCGATGCGGTGTTGGATGAGGTGCTGATCTGGCAGAACAGGCAACTCGACGAGTTCTACCCAGTGATCTTCCTTGACGCGCTGCGAGTGAAGATCCGCGATGGTCACCGGGTGGTCAACAAAGCCTGCTACATAGCCATCGGTGTGGATATCGACGGCATCAAGCACATTTTAGGATTGTGGATCGCAGACAATGAAGGTGCCGCATTCTGGGCATCAGTCTGCGCAGATTTGGCCAACCGTGGCGTCCAGGACGTGTTCATCGTGTGTTGCGACGGGCTCAAAGGCCTGCCGGAAGCCGTGGAGGCAACCTGGCCGAATTCGATGGTGCAGACCTGCATCGTGCACCTGATTCGAGCTGCGAACCGGTGGGTGTCCTACCAAGACCGCAAACCCGTATCGAGGGCGCTACGTGAGATCTACACGGCCGCCAACGAGGACGCCGCCCGTGCCAGCCTGGATGCTTTCGAGGCCTCAGAGTTGGGCCGTAAATACCCGCAGTCGGTCAAAGTCTGGCGCGACGCCTGGGACCGGTTCGTGCCGTTTTTGCAGTTCCCGCCGGCGGCCCGGCGGGTGCTCTACACCACCAATTCGATCGAATCGCTGAATGCTGAACTGCGTAAAGCTACCCGTAACCGGGGCCAATTCCCGAACGATACCGCGGCGCTGAAGACCCTATGGTTGATGATCTGCAACATCGAAGACAAGCGCGCCGCCCAGCGAGCGAAGAAGGCGAAGCGCGACATCGAATGCAACGGCTATATTGAAGGAGCGAAAGCCAACGGGTGGAAACAAGCCATCAACCAACTAGCCGTGGCGTACCCCGACCGATTCGCGGACTACTTGTAA